A genome region from Erigeron canadensis isolate Cc75 chromosome 3, C_canadensis_v1, whole genome shotgun sequence includes the following:
- the LOC122590949 gene encoding F-box protein PP2-A13-like — protein sequence MGANSSLLTSNTSFGSDHPSRLKLGDIPESCVALILSQLDPPEICKLATLSRSFRSASSADFIWDTKLPSNYLNLVNDYIIHDAEILGKYEIYARLTRPVSFDSGNKEFWVDKRSGGVCLSVSSKALAITGIDDRRYWNYIPTHESRFRTIAYLQQIWWLEVEGDIDFQFPPGTYSLLFRLRLGRFTKRPGRRMPNQEGVHGWDIKPVQFQLTLPDGQHSVSKCFLENTANWEYHHVGDFVVDGSNVSTKIKFSLTQIDCTHTKGGLSVDSVLICPSSLVKDFRALL from the exons ATGGGTGCCAACTCATCACTCTTAACTTCAAATACTTCATTCGGGTCGGACCATCCGTCAAGACTCAAACTTGGTGACATCCCAGAATCGTGCGTGGCCTTAATTTTATCTCAATTAGACCCACCTGAAATTTGCAAATTAGCAACATTAAGTCGATCTTTTAGATCAGCTTCTTCTGCTGATTTCATCTGGGATACTAAATTGCCATCTAATTACCTTAACTTGGTTAATGATTACATCATTCATGACGCGGAAATTTTGGGGAAATATGAAATTTATGCCCGTTTGACCCGACCCGTTTCGTTTGATTCCGGAAACAAG GAATTTTGGGTGGATAAGAGAAGTGGGGGTGTTTGTTTGTCGGTTTCGTCTAAGGCGTTGGCGATCACTGGAATTGATGATCGGAGATATTGGAATTACATTCCTACCCATGAATCAAG ATTTCGTACAATTGCATACCTTCAACAAATATGGTGGTTAGAGGTAGAAGGAGACATTGACTTCCAGTTTCCACCCGGGACGTACTCCTTGTTGTTCAGACTACGTCTCGGGAGGTTTACAAAACGACCAGGACGTCGGATGCCAAACCAGGAGGGCGTCCATGGTTGGGACATAAAGCCGGTCCAGTTCCAGCTCACATTACCAGATGGTCAGCATAGTGTCTCAAAGTGTTTCTTGGAAAACACGGCGAACTGGGAGTACCACCACGTTGGAGATTTTGTGGTTGATGGTTCGAATGTGTCTACAAAGATTAAGTTTTCTTTGACACAAATCGACTGCACACACACGAAAGGTGGTCTTTCTGTAGACTCGGTTCTTATATGTCCTAGTAGTTTGGTTAAAGATTTTAGGGCTTTGTTATAA